CTCCCACGCTCTCTTTTTGGATGTGAAGTACAAAAGCAGCAAAAGTAATAACAATAATAGTTGACTCCTCCATCTCCAGAATTCAAACAAGTTACTGATATGGCAAATAAAAAAGCCACAGGTTGAGTGGCATGCTGGCTGCCTACATTGGGCCCTTTGGGCCTAATATGAGGTCATTCAACATTGTAGTTACTGAGGCACCAAGACAAGCCAAAGCCCATGGAGGAGAGCCAAGTGGTATGCTAGTTAACTAGAGATATGTGGTTTGCGAAGAAAATGCAGTTCAGATAGAGCCTAATTCAGTTTAATCAGGGTTAAGTTAAGCAAGCTTCGAATGCTGACTTGCAAATCTTTTATCAACAGCACCAAAGTATTAATGTCCAACCCCCAATGCACAGATGAATGCACTCACGCATGCATACAAGCACGCAGGCGGGCACAGGGCATgtggaagaaagaaaggggaaaaATATATCGCACGCAGGCGGGCACAGGGCATgtggaagaaagaaaggggaaaaatatatctccccccccccccccgggacACAAGACAACCTCCCTTACCAGATCATTTTCTGCCTATCTTACCAGATCAAAATGATCTAGTAAGGGATGCAGACTAGAATAAATGATCCATGTCAGTGTCTTTGCCCACCCACACTTAAATATCCAAGAAAAGATGAATCAGTACTGGTTGGATTTTATCTAGATCAGGTCACATTTCCTTGGTTTGTAAATCTCTGAGCACATCATTGCCTTGAATGCTAGGCGAGTTGGGAAAAGAAACAACAACACAAGAAAATTGAGGTTATCTAATGAATTGTTTCAATCACTTAgaaatctctcctttttttcaaTATATGGGTTTCAAGCAATTAAGACGAAAATATAGCCAAAAGGATTCACAGTAATTAGGTTAACTGAAACTTAACTTTTATGCCTGATACCCTGAACTTGTTAAAGTTCACATCTATATCCATAGTGTCAATAAATTCGTGTACGTTGTAGACGTAAATGACTGCAAGTTCTGTTGAATTGGCACACTGTAGCAGTCTAAATTTCAGGGTGTCAGTCAATCATTTGTATTTAAGGAAACTTGACAATGTAAGAGGAAATGCACGGCTAATCTCACGTCACATTCAATCCCTGACTACTAAATCCAGGGAAGATTAGATTAACTCGAATTTACTCTCCCCATTGAATTCCAGATTCATGCCTTTTATACAAAATGGTGATAATTTCTCTCCTTCTCGAACCTCCGAATCCTCTCTATATATCCAAGCCAACTAGAGAAAAATAGATACAGAAAGAAAACTAGTGCCATTGTCCATTTTCTCCCCCTCCCAATTCTTAGGTTTCAGTTTAGAGAAGCTCCCGTTCTTGACGATGTCATTCTCTGACTGGAACTTCTTGTCGCTTGACAACCCCCCTGAGATTGAATACAATCCCCTGCCAACTTCATATAGTCCACCTAATAAGTTTGAATACATGTATGCATTCCCAGTCAATTCCCAACAAATGCATGGCCCGCTGCTCAGTCCTGCTGAACTTGAGGAAGCAAATGCGTTTGTAGATACTCTGTGGGCCGACAGTGATGGCGAATCTGAATTGGCAAATGGAGAAACTATGTCGAACCAAAAGAGAGAAATGGAGGCAAATACTACAGATAAGGAGCTTGATGAGACTAAAAAGCGAAGCAAGAAGAATGGGACAGCCACAACAGAGGACGTGGAAGCAGGAAAGCCTATAAGAATATCATCTCCTGTTCCCCTTACTGAACAGGGGGAAAGAGATGATATgacatctttcaaatcaaaacaGTGAACTAGCATGGCATAAAAGATCTTTTTGTTTAAGATATAATATAAGTTCAATATAAGAAAAAGGAATCATCAATGTCAAGATCTAGCAGAGACCTTGTTTCCTTATTAAGCAGCTCCTGTCAAAACATATTTTGCAATAAATATCTGAGATTGAGTGTATACCCTAGCAATTTTACTTTTTGTGCATACACCCTTATAAATAATTCTTTTTATATGTATAACCTTCTAAACATCTAAAATTGCATGTATACTCTTGCAAGTTTACCATTTACATCCATACCCTtgtaaattatttcttttttgcGTATGTTTTTACTATTTATATAATACCCATATAAATTATTTCCTTTTGCACATTTACCTTTATTGAGGGTTtacatgcaaaaagaaataaattataaGAGACTACTTTGGAGAGAGAGATTATGATTTAAAAGATGACCGCCACTTAAGTGCCTGCCAAGAAAGGCTGCCCAGAGGGAGCTGTGCATTAATATTTTCCATAATGCATCACCTTTGGTTTCAAAGACAACTGCCTGGGCCACCTAGATGGCCCCACAAACACCCCAACCTTAGAGGGTTGCATCATTTTTGAGTATGGAGGAGAGGATCAATATATAAATCAGAATTAAATGTCGCCAAGACGACACTTGCCATTGATTTGCAAAATCTTAGTTGATTTGTTGTGTTTCATTTGTTAGATTATAACTTTTCTTTTTCAGGTTTCTctgtaatttttattttgtaataaGTTACAATCTGGCACCGCCTTGACCTTTCATTGCCTGCTCAGGTGCTGCGGCATGCAGTCCTCAAAGACAATGTGTTTCGATATGGATGCCAAGATTGATTTGTGAATGAAAGCTTCCAAGTTGGCACTTCCCATCAACTTACTACATATTTGATACTTATGTTTCACTTTTTAGATATGACCGTCTCCAAGTTATTATTTCCCATCAACTGACTATTATGCTTTGCTATTTATATCATAATTAATTTTGAATTTctcattatatttattattttttaatttttttaaggtTGTTTTAACATGTAGGCATCCACCGAAGCACCAAATTGATGTCTAGGCACTAGGCAGCCCTTGCAAGTCTAACCCTTAGATTGAAAATTTAACTAAGCTTCCCTAGattaaaataaatgaataactgaaagaaaaatttttctttcaatctTGATGGACTCcacaataaaatatttaatttaatattctattATTTCTTACAAATGGATGCAAAAAACCTTTTTTGAGAAAGCTTTCTACACATGCATGCAAACTCGGCATGTGTGCAAAGGATATAAAGGCATTCCTCTCCATGACCAGCAAGCTAAGATAATCAATAACGACTTTGCAACAATAAATGATCCCGTGAATCctccaaaatttaaaatatctaaGGGCCTTCATCATATCTTGATAATCTCTCATTGATACATTAGTTGTTTTGGTAAATGTTTCATCCCTAAATCAAATTCAGTCGTTTCTCCCATTAGCTACTTATCTCTGCCATAATGAATAATATCCTAGACCTATGGACCTAACCCCAACAAAGCAATAGCAAACCTTTTGTATCgctctattttattttcttatccTCCAATATCATCATACTAAAAGATCTTGGAAATTGATGGGAAAAGTTGATGCTTCAATGTTACTTCTAACCTAAAATTTAGTTAGAAGTGACTTCCCGAGAAAACTAAAGTATAATAATTAGAAGGAAATGAGTTCTAGATAGACTTCTACATTCCTACTGTTGCATGTTCATTTTACTTCCTTTGAACTTTGAATCCTctccttttgatttctttttgccACCAAATTCCTTTAGCTTCAAAAAAGTAGTGCTGGAGGGAAGAAATGGAAAGAGGACCAGCAAAGTGAATAACGACTCTAAGATGATAAAGATTGGAAATACAGTTCACTAGAAGTTAAGAATAATATCTAAACTAATTGTTACTAACAAAGTAGTTTCCCTAGCTGAATTTAGTGAATAGTAATAGGCTAGTAGGGCAAGGTATGTTGTCTAGGGTTTAGAATGTCATAATGAAATCTTATCAGGAGAAACTTTATCAGTTCCTCTGAAATTTACAGGTCTTGAAATTTAGTAAGTGATGAACTTCAGATAAAAAAGGAAGAccaaaaagggggaaaagggTTCCAAGGGAAGGTGCTGTAGCAGCTAGTGTTGAAAATTTATAGGGTTTTTAAAGgttttgaagtggccaaaataaAGCACTAGAGAAGATGTGCAAAAACAAAAGCATCAAGTGATGAAATCATCATACGATGAAAAAATAGCATATGTGCATATTTTTCTTGATTCAAGAATTTATAATATGCTACCACCATACAAATCAAAAGTTTCAATACCATCTTGCACGTCATtccaatttttcatatttttaaacCCACAGATTGTTGTTAGTCCTCTTACTAGCTAATGTCTTTATATACTGATGTGATATCATAATCCCCAATGTTAAATGCCTCAATATTATAATTAGAGCCCTATAACCAAACAAATATGTAGCTTAGAATTTATCAGAGAATAAATTATCAAGACCAAACTCCACAgtaaaattaacaaaaatatGACTAAAGCTAATTAAGATGGAACATGTTATACAACCAAACCCAAAAGCCAATGAAAAAAGATTTTGCTCAAATCAATCTTCATATAACACTGGAAGACAAGATGATCTTTTAGTATAATGTTTCTGTTAGGTAAAAGCTTAGCAATGGGAAAAGAgagttttttaagaaaaaacaaaagtgCAATCTATTCAGGataaaaattatagaaaaaaaatctggaaGACGAAACTTACAGAGTCTATTGAAATTATAGACATGTGTAGACATGAAGAAGAATAGGCAAAACAATGTGAAATAATAGATGTCAACAAACAGTAATTACCTTTTCATTATTCTCTTCTTCCGGATCCAGATAAAGATCACAATTAATTATAGTCATGTTTGTCGGAATCCTTTCACGCTTGTTATGAGTGTTGAGGAATAATGTGGTCACCGGTTCCCCAATAGCGACCCCTACAGAAACAGATTGAACATTGAGTTGACACATAAAACAGAACAGAAAGTACCATAAACAGCATATAAGGGACTTAAATCTAAATACATAAACAACTATTTCACTTAATTATATCATAGTTATCGTAATTCCTTTgtagatgcaaaaaaaaaacaagaacaatAGAAAACTTCAAACAAGAACACATCATAGAATATAAAGAAGCTTTATACAAATCCAGAAAAACCAAGACCATGACCAGAATGACATTAACCAACCAGCTTATTTTGAGCCacatttttgacaaaaaaagtTAAGAAGTTTAAGAAGTTCAGAAATAAgatacaattaaaaaaaattaagcccATACTTGAAAACACCAAAATACAGAAGCCATCCAAAAGCTATAAGATGCTAGCCTGTCCACTGTTAAAATTCTTGTTTCTATTACTAAACCATTCTCAAATTCCTGCAAAGGATGGTGGTTAAAAATGCAATTGCAAAGAAATATATGCTAATATGAAGTTAATTTATGTCATGAATCATGAAGTCCCATGTTCTGTTCaataaaatatgctagacataACCCATATTCAAGTAGAACCATGTACCCACGTGTAAGAGAATTGATTTTAAAGTGAACATATAAACATTGTGTATATATTTATGATTACAGTCTAGTAAACtatagaacaaattaggattgGTAAAATGGAAAATTTAActagaaaaattaaagaaaagtgaTGAACTAATATTTCTTTCCAACATAACGTCTGAATTTCTACGGGATGCATATGATCCTATCAATGAATCAAATGTCACTCGACAACAGAGCTTTAAAAGGCCAAAGGAAATGATGAGGTAGTTCAGTCCATTTAAGCCTTGGGGTGATTAAAAGCAAAGGCCTCACATATTTAGTTCAAAGATAATGCACAAGCCTCACATATTCAGCTCAAAAGATAACTTCTACTGATATTTTATATTAGCTATTGGATGTTCCACATGCCTTTACCAAGTGCTAGGAATCAAAGGCCATAGGGATACTTAAAGGTATGGAGAAGAGAGAACAAATCAAACAAGTTGTCAATAATCAAAAGGACATGATCAccatttttgcatttttttgagTCATGAGAAGGAAGTTAATTTATTTTAGGTCAGCTCTCACAGAAGAAAATGACATAGATGGCTCTTCTCCACCTCAATAATCCTTGTAAGAGATATATCTAACTTTGAAAGGAGAAAGTTGTAGACACTAAGCCCAAAGTAGAAGCCCCAGGACAATTATTTTTGCTAACTCACCTCTAGATAAAATGTTTTTTTAAGCCATCTGGCTAGATATTTTGAAACCATGCTTGGCAAGTGTTATAAAAATGACTAATTTGTTATGAAGCATATGATGGATGCCTATTGTCTCATAAATTGGCAAAATATTACCATATGGGCATCAAGATAAAACAATACTTAATAAGCATCTATAAGTGAATGAATAATGAAATCATTTGCAATGAATGttaccatgcacaaggaatacATCATGCATGTGCTTGGTTTAGGtggaataatattttaatggacATTTGTGATTTAGGAGGAAGTCATTTCAAGAAATTTGCCTATGCAAAACCATAACTTGGTCATGAATCTTAATATTACATTGTTAGATAGAAAGGCAAAGCAAACAAAAGGATTAGGGAACAAGAGTGTATACAGATGGTTTAATGTCTTCCAGGATGTAAACTAATCTATGCTTTTACTTTATCATGCCAATTTCTTCTAGATTGAATTGTATGGATGCAGCAATATATTACTATTCTCATTCACCATATAAAAAGGCCCAACATATTTAACAGCAAGTTCTTAAAAATCTAAAGTAAGACTCTGTACGTGTCAAACATAGAGCTTAAACCAATTTGGCAAACCTAAAATTGTGCCATAGTCTAGGCCTCTTTTGGTAACGCCTTGATATTAAAATTCCACTATGGCCATCAAAAGCATGCTTGGCAACCATGTATTCATAATTGTTTTTGTATCATACCTTATAACTCTCCAGATCCCACAACAGCTTTGCATTAATTCTAATATGACCATGTTAATTCACCTTCAAAGAAAAAGCTAATTATGTTAAAATCCAGTATGGAAATAGAAGCCATTATTAAAATCCAATAATAGCTTAACTACTAGAACCAAATGCCTGAAAGGCCTCATTCAATATGATGCTGCATGTTCTCTAGTCTTTATATGTAATGCAAACTCTGGTGGTGTGTTTCGACCCCTTGATTGTGACTCTTAACTAAGCAAACTCCACTTGTATCATGTCATAACCTTCAACCTGTCCTATAAAAAGAAGATACCGtgcctctgtttcttctttgttgatgacaaaacaaCTCCAATGCATGTCCTACATGTGGTTTCCACCCCCACTTTTTCCTTTCCTTGGAGAGCGAGTGAATATGTCCTCTTCTTTTAGTAACACGACTCATTTTTTTTAGTCCTCCTTTGAGAAACAACTCAGGCAcgaattttttttgtttccatttTTTCTATCCTTTTCTAGGAGCATGCcatcatatgaatcatacatGCAGGATTCCAGTAATAATATAAGCTTAGCCAACAGTTTGGGACCCTTCTCCTGATGGAGAGAGCCTCAATTAGAATCTTGTCGTTGTGtccagaattttaaatttttacagTGCTATAGGAACCATATATGAACAAGGAAGCAGTGGAGCCTAGGATTGCCTGATCGGCCAGCAAATAGCAATATGTGATTAGAATTAGCATTAAGGAGGCAATGGATCTCAGGATGGAGCACTTGATGTAACATCCAAAAGACAAAGGAGTTTGAATGAATAGCTAGGATAGTACAGTTATCTAGACTTGGTAGGTTGATTATTGTGATACGAATGCGTCGAGATATAGGGCCTAGGCATCCAATAGGACTACATATTGATTACAGATTCAATAGTGCTTGTTCTTCGTGCGTTCTATATATCTAGAGGTGATGGAAACTCTGGATGATAAATACAACAGTATGATGCAAAATGATGATACAAGTATTTTGACAAGATTATCACACTGTAAACTCTaagcattatatatatatatatatatatatatatatatatatatatatatatatatatatatatatatatatatatatatatatatataaggatatAATAGTAAGTATTATGTTTTAGTGGATGTGATTATTATAGTTTTAGAATAAAAAAGAATTCTGAATATAGCCAGCGATATGTAAAAAGAGAAATATGCTAAGAGCAATTTTGCATGGCAGTAACTAAAGCCATAAAACAGGAAAGAAAGTTTAACAAAAAAGAATAGATTAAGCATTGACTATGCCATAAGCAACTAAGCATTGAATTCTGCAGGCATTTCCAACCAACAAGATATGGGCTCAACAAGAAAGATTCTAGACCATTATCAGCAGTTAAAAAATATCAGGCATtgaacttattgaagaatttatcACTTGATCTGATACTAGGATGCTCTGAGTCCAAAATAGAAATTGGATCTATAGTTGTTCATCATGTAACAGAAGCATGATTCACTTCATCTTGGATCTTAAAATCACCTGATTGTCTTGGTCTCGATTCAAGATCTCCATCTAGGACTACCGTCACAGGTTGGTTCCTCCTGGCATGGTTTCTTGTCTAAACCAATAACAAAAGCATCCATGTAAACGACATATCATGCTCAAGAGAGTGACGATAGAAAACAGATCAGAAGGCGATAACTGATAACGGCAAAACAAGTTTAATTATACAACTTGGAAAAGCCATTGATTATACATATTAATTATATTGCATATTATATGCATCTCACATGTAATGATATGTTACCATACAATCCTTCGTACATTGAATCCAAAGACAGGCTTAATTTCATAACTCATCCCCGTCATGAGCAAGTCTTTCGGCCTGCCCAGGGATTCAGGCACAATTGAGGATAAATGATACCAAGGATTCACAGACCAAGACTATAAGTTCACACCATAAATCACATTTTTAAACGATTTTGGGGGAAAAAGACAAGGAATGAAGAACAAACTTGAGGAAATTCTCTCAAGGAAGAGAGCATCTCAACTTCATCCTCAAGTGCCTCTACATCAATGGGCAAACTGCTTAACCCATTATTGGATGTGGGAACCACCCCTTGCTGCCCTCTGGTGGAATGACTGCACTGAGGATTGACAGGAACAGCAGCTCCCTGCGATACACATGGATGTGCAGAACCGGAAGCTCCATCCGCCGACCAGCTCTCAAGTGGTGGCACATTGAGGTCAACATTTAGAACCATCTTCACACGGGTACCGTCCCTTGCCTGCCTCTTCCCAGATCGCCTCAGCAGCTCCCATGTACTCATGCTATGTATGATATCAGTCAGCAAAATCCTAAACTTACAAGATACATCATCGAAAATCCTCAAATTCAACCTTTTTCCAATACAAGTAGAAAAAAAGACAGCTTTTTTATATTATGCACTCCTATTGAAACACCCAAATAGATGGGATTagattaaaatgactaaatttTATGCTGCAAAAAAGACTATATCCAAGAACTATTATATCTCGATtcccaaaacaagaaaaaagataagaaaacaTTTTTATTCACAtaaataataagtttatacattACTTTTTTGCCCAATGCATGGAAGAAAAAAGACAGCTCTTTTATATTATCGCTCCTATTGAAACACccaaataatagtaataataaaaaCTAGATTAAAAAAACTAAACCTTATGTTGCCAAAAAGATTACATACTAGAACTATTATATCTTGATTcccaaacaagaaaaagaaaagagagaaaagaaagcatGTTTATTCACAAAATATGAATTTCAAGCGGAGTACACCAAGAACAGGGATTtcgcaaaagaaagaaagactgAATCCAAAAAATCGAGCATAAAAGGGACAAATTACTCTTATAAATCATCACACAATCTTTGGAAAACAATAGAaggaaagggggagaaagaacacCATCAAGAATCAACCAACCACTTCAAAGAAACAATAATCAATTGAAGAAAACCCTTCcacgatttaaaaaaaaaaaacactcgaAAATAATTGAAATTTCCAACGGAAGAGAGAATGAGAAAAGCCTGCGAGAACGCGTACCTGGCGACCCCGATTAGGGTTAGggtggggaaggaaccggaggggGTCCCGGGTATAAGAAGggctcttctttcctttctctgcCCAAGATCTAGGGTTTAGTTAAGGCAAGATTGGAATCGAGAAAAGGGACAAGATTCACAGAGAGAGATTTCCGAGTTCCCTTCTCCTGGACGACCACTTTGTTCAATCAAAATTGGCGGCGGAACGGGCCAAAGTGTGGGTGATGTCAAGCGCGTTGCATGTGTAATTGCATGGAGGCATGCGTGGTAGAGAGAAGGACGTGTGATAGAG
This is a stretch of genomic DNA from Phoenix dactylifera cultivar Barhee BC4 chromosome 9, palm_55x_up_171113_PBpolish2nd_filt_p, whole genome shotgun sequence. It encodes these proteins:
- the LOC103716137 gene encoding E3 ubiquitin-protein ligase BRE1-like translates to MSTWELLRRSGKRQARDGTRVKMVLNVDLNVPPLESWSADGASGSAHPCVSQGAAVPVNPQCSHSTRGQQGVVPTSNNGLSSLPIDVEALEDEVEMLSSLREFPQTRNHARRNQPVTVVLDGDLESRPRQSGVAIGEPVTTLFLNTHNKRERIPTNMTIINCDLYLDPEEENNEKKRALMKSNLEPEKVVAKEPTFTCPVCMNPLVEASSTICGHIFCDSCIKASIKTQKKCPTCRRKLTMNNFHRVYLPTID